AAGTACCAGATTCCAATATCACCGTCAACCTCCCTAAACATGGGAGCACTTCCATAAGGGAATCATACGAACAAACAACAATAGTTGCTATTCTTTTGAAATCAGAGCATAGAGCCACCTTTGTCCTATAATATATGAGCACAACGAGGTTACAATTTGCGTATTAAACACCTTGGGTCAAATGCAAAGCCCACGCACAACTAAAATTCTACAGACAATCCGGTAGTGTAACTACAGACTTAAGCTGCAGAATCATACTAAATTTAATGTGCCAATTTCTTTAGGTGGTGAAATGTCCGCTGTTTGATCCATTGTCTATCATACGGTAAATAGCCATGGATGGAGTGATCATAACTGTAAACCAGAACCAAATGACAGATATATCAGTTTTCACATCGAGGTGTTGTTGGGGAAACGTACACATTCCCCAATTTTCCATAGAAAAGTTAATAACCACCATCAACAAAATACTTGGTGTGATGGGTAAACATATACATTCCTTAAGTTTCCATAGAAAAGCAaccgatcaaaaaaataatttatgtagaaaagagaattttttttttataagtaagaaaagaGAATATTCACTATCACCAAATAAATTGCACATGCATGTTTAGGGTTCGGTttggtagatgagatgagattatcttctcatataatcattgcaacttttccaaactcctacacaaaatataataaacaattcattttttcaaatcccaaaacaaaaattatattaataaattatattctaacaatattttattcaactttcaacttttatctcatctcatctcatcttatttatgtaaccaaacgaagctATCTCTTAAGCTTTGTAATTCTCTTTGTTGTTGTGTAGTTAGCAAGTTTTAGGGATCATGGACATGTGCTTCTTTCAAGAGATAATGAGAGGGGAAGGGTGGGGAGGGAGGGACATACACTAAGGCACTCATATCTGCAAGGCCGTCAATAAAATTGTAGAGATCTGCAATGTCATACGTGATGTTTCTTAAAGCTGGATTTAACTCTTTAAGCTTCCTTTCGTATAGCCCACATATACCTGTTACAcagagtaatttttttttttttttttgataagtaaacgataatgttattaataaagaataggcaaagcccaagtacacaagatgatatacaagagataaggCCTATCTAGGTCACAGTATTAGAAACTAGAACCTCTAATACTGTTAAAGTTATTATAAACTCTAGTAAATGCAAGAACATCGATAGACCAACCGCATTAAGGTTTTGGAGGCATTaggttttattattttccaaaggatcatctccatcaacaaaacaGACCCATCCTCCGAAACAGTCCTTACAAAGAAACCATGGACATCATATGGGGGTTGTTGGAACAAGGGCCACATAAGCAAGTAATGCCTATTCTGGTTTTATCCTTCTTCAGCTAGCAGATATTTTAGGTCAGAGCTTAGTCCTAGGTATATTTATCGTCAGAAGCCCTCTTCACTTTATTTTGGGCCTCATGAAACAAATAGTAGTGGATGTTGGTTGACAACATTTCAGAAGGTTATCTTTAAGGATTTTAATAGAGCTAGTTCAAATCCTGTTTAAAGGCTACTCTATTAGCTATACTAACAGTTACCAGCACTTAAGAGCAACCTTAAACAATGGACGCAGATGATGATGGAGATAGTATACTGGTAACTAACAACCATATGTAATATATACATGGTTTATCACATACCATCCATAGCTTGGCTTATCGAATCATAATCCATAAATGTTCTAGAGGCCTTGTTTGGGGAAGTTTGCATCAAAATAATGGTGTGCTTATTAGCCTACATACGAAGacagaaaaaaattagttggcATCCTATCCAATAAGCATGCAATTAGTCACCAGAGGGAAAGTGAACTGTTTCACACAAAAAGTTGTATGCTTGTGAAAGATCAATCATCGGGTTTAACACGAGAAACTAATAGATATTTGATAAGTAATagatcttttattaaaaagcGCAAACAGCCCAACTCAAGTACACATATTCTGATAGATATAACGCAATGTAATGTTATATTGCCACACTCACATGTGCAAATAAAAACAGCCAAGTTATGTGGAagtgctaatttttttttcagtaaaatAGAAGTTATGTGGGAGTGATAATACTGGATCTGAAGAGTAAAAATGCAAATAAGGGAGCAAGGAAATATGGGCaacacttattcctctacacAAGTACAGAATGTGCAGGAACAACTCAATAACTGgcagtttattaataaaaataaaactatgaaTGACCATACAGATTCATTGTCCATCATATATTATGAACTCAATTGTTCAATGCACCTAACAGAAGACTTCTATATCAACTATAACCACATCCAATTTGATACATCATCCGAAGTTTTTAAAGAAGCATAAATAATGTGATCAGAAAAATGGTAAGGGGGAATACATCAATGACTTTTCAAAGCCAGGAAAACCAAGATATACTCTCATACAAGAGATCATTTTAGGCCTCAAATACAAGAATATGTATATAAACAAATATCGAGAGTTTAAAGCATCAAACATCGCATGCTAGAACTTTGTGCCATCCACTTtcagttcaaaataaaattacacaagCGAATTTATCATATCGGCTTATGCATTAGGGAATCAACTAGAAGTAATCGTATATTTTCTTTCGTGACAACTGCAATATAATCTACAAATTTAATGTTTTACCGTTCTTTTTATTCCTGAAAGGTTATCTCACAAGAAAAAAACCCTGATGAGTTTTCTAACAAAAGCATATTTAACACTTCAATATACATCATatcatactaataaaaaaaaaaaaaaatacttcaatatGCATCGTAGTTACTCTTGgtgaaacaaaaaacataaagcCCGTGGAAAAAGctaataaatcaataatttaaaaCCTTACCCAACCGTTTGGTTTCACAGAAAAGGGACAAAGAATGGGCAGAGAAAGAATAAAGCCTCACGTTCGATGCTGTTTTCGTTCCCAATCACATTGAAAAACAATCCAAGACTGGAAAAACGTAAAGAAGTCTTAAATACTGTTTTTCTTTCCCATAATTCGCACGTAACCAAAAAAGCCTAAAACTTGCCTTTAAAATTTGGTCAAATAGCAGGGCCatggatggaaagaaaaacaaaaaagaaggaagatcggaatttgagaataatttttttttcttttagaaaaaaggGCATGAGATGAAAAGGTTGTAGTAAAGTACGGAAACCCTAATAGTTAACGAAAGATCGACGATTACGTAAAGTGGTCTGTGATTCTCAAGATTAGGGcgaatttgaattaaattagttataaacaaataaacaaatgaatgaagattaaaatatatattaccatGAGGAACAGTAATCAGACAGAGCTCGAAGTAGGAGAATGGTCTGCGTGCAGGTGCAgcgacgagagagagagagagagagagggagagagagagaagtggaaTCGGGGGAATGACGGAGGAGGGCGATTTGGACATGGACTGGCATATTGCCAGGTCACCAAGGAGGGCAAAAATGGAAATTGACATGATGGGCCCGACTAGACATGGGTGCAACTAATGACTTTTGGGCTGGTGTTTTTGGATCGTCCACGCTACTACACTCTCAAAATCAACCCCCTTTGAATTTGATGCCTCCCTCAGCTATCTATGTATTTAATTGGCAAGTTGGTACGAAGGAGTAGTTTCGTTTGGTTTattaactcatcttaatttattattataattttttaaaattttaatataaaatataataagtaatttaatttttttaaattttaaaataataataatattatataataatattttaataatattttatcatttcaactcaactcaaatcaactcaaatcaacGTTCAACTGCAGCcttaatttataatgatttacaAGAGAAGTGGTTTTTGAAGTAAAACTGAATGCTCCAGTACGGAGTTTGATTCGCacataaataaaaagaagagtatTAAAACCTTATCTTATTCATTTTAGAAAGTCCTTTCACCATCATAGACTGACTGACCATCATAACTAACGCGGCAAcgccttttttttatttttataattcgtttaatttatttcatttaattattataatttttttaaatttttataaaaaaataaaataaataattcaacttttttaaattttaaaataaaaataagattaaaaaaatatattttaataatattttattttatttttaattttaatttcaattcattttatcttatctgcaaaaacaaacaatgCCTAAATGTTATTCTATCATAGACTGTATTTCATTCTATCGGATCAAAATCCTTGTTTTCCTacaaatattaacaaaaatctTTTCTCCTCTTTGCAAATTCAACAAGAAAATACATTTACAAACTAAAGCATCTAATCCAGTCAAAAAAACACTTTTGTTACTCAAAAGTGAGAGAGTCGAGACAAATGGATCATGTCACTCTCGAAATAAGGAACTCTACTACCGAGGAAGTTTTCTTAATAACCATTTCTTTCTCAGAGTGATATCCAATGCCAAAAAcgtttttgcttttttttcatcttccaTAAGATCGCAAGCATCCAACATTAGCTCATCATCTATGTCAGGTATTGCTTGGAGAGCATCGATTGCACTTTCTATCAATTTATAATTCTTATTCTCCTTGTTATGCACCAACCTTTTCACCACACCCGCCATCTCCGAAATAGCTTCTTCCATTCTTTTGCCAGTCTTTTGTGCCTTTCCAGGACGCTGTGATTTGGATGTTGTCTCAGCTGGTCGCTTCCTCTGATCATCACATGGTTCAGTATTCCCAGCTGGAACTTGTGGATCTTCTTCACACGCTCTATCCATTTCTATTTCCATCCCCAGAAACTGATCACTATGTCTTCCATCCAATACTTCATTTCCAAAGATCTTGCATAGATCGCTAAAACTGCATAACAATTTACCCCTGTATGAAATAGCATCAGGGTAGCCCTGCATaatgcatacatacataaaaaacTTGTCATTGGCAGAATCAATAAACGATAATTTTGGCTAACATTGAACTCATTTTTACAGTCAGTACAATTATGCAGGAGGCATTGCTGCAATcccacattaaaataaataataataataataaaaaaaaaaaaacaacaacattaGCTGTTCAACTGctaaaatttctctctctcaataagcATAATTCTCACTCCTATGTGATGTGTTGGAGGTGGAGCACTAACAGGTAGCTGTCCAAAAAAACAACATTAGCATTAGCAGAGAGGGAGGAATGCACCTTAACATAATCTTCCCAGACATTATTTTCAGCAGTAACCATTTGTTGAGATTCATCCCACACAAAACCACTACGATTGAGAATGCTGCTGATGTCATCATGCTGTTTCATCAAGCATATATACCAATCTTCTAGAAGATTCTTGTTACATTGGAGCCCAAATTTTCCATTAAATGATTCGATCATATCAGCCCACGCTTGCTCAGTGAATGCGTGAGTAACCTTATTGCCTCTCTGCACATGGTCTATCATGAGGTCAATAAAATAGAGCTCCATTGATGGTGTCCGATCCATCCTCAAAGGAATATCACCAGCAGGGGATTGGTCATTGTTTGGCTCACCTACAAAATGAGGAAAACCATGGGATACAAAAGccgttattttattttattttatgtgatacaacgaaaacaaaataattcagATTCACACAGCAAGCAATACATTTCCCGGCACATAGGACAAATCCTTTACCCAGCATTCATGCTATCATCTAACTTGTAGTTTAATCACAACAAAAAGATAAATGACCTGTTCAATTTCATTCCAAGATGATTCATCCAATTCCAGCAACAACTTTGTTTTGCAGGTTTAAAAGCTATTGAGATCAGAATGTACAATTTTAAGCAATTCTCAATTAACAAATATAAAGTGTCAAGAAAATATGTGCATAACAAACGCTAAAGGCATTAGCTTACACCAGCTTAAATAATGCAGGATATTGCAGCTCACATAAACCCATCCATGTGGTCCTCAGACACAAAGGTTTATAAAAGTGAACTTCTAGAGAATCCAGATAATTTATCTTCGATCATGCATTCAAcaaaagtttattattatatattgcaATTTGCTGTAGGCAAGTGTGCATGGgtgaaagaaggaaagaaaaccaCATGGTTTGAGGGGAACTGACATATGCGTAATTATAATTGTTAAAATCTAGAAATGACATAAATGCgtaattataatatgttttgcCTTAGTTCTATTTTGCTATAGCTTGTATCTAGGTGTACTCACTTGTATAaatcctatgtacttgggctatgcctatttacttggaataaattctattattatctatcaaaaaaaatattcctagACACATCGTATCGAGAACAAATCATCTTAAAGGACGAGTTAATTGTTCCCTTTGTTCAAAATGATTGTGTACGATTTTGTTCCTTCAAGTTAACCTAAGTTCACATAATACACTTCCAATAACTGGAAGCGGTAAatatattctagaattaaaCCTAAATTTAAATCTCCACAGAAGAGTGCCCATTGTGTTGAATTTAATGCCAGCACCATAAAGGTGCACATATATTTTGCTTTAAGAGCCAATAGAACTCACACTCATCATACTAAACTCGTGACTCGAGATAATACTTTTGACCACTGCAGCCATCAGGATTTTCAGTAAGATACATACCCGTTATCAGCATAGGTAATTCACCACTGGGTTCTTCATTGCGTGACAAACGGCTGTACCTACCATCAGAATGTTCTTCTCCAAAGATAGCACACAATTTGTGATAGCTTGGAAGAGTTTTAACTCTGTATGATCGAGCATCAGGATGTTCCTGTATGCACTTTGTGTTAGGTGCAGTAGGGTAAAACAAAGTAAAATTAGAATAGAGAGTGGTTCACCATTCACCTTGGTATAAGCATCCCAAACACAATCATTAGCTGTTACCATTTCTCTTCTTTCATCCCACGAAAACCCACTCTGCTCCAGAAGAATCTTTACATCATTGTATTGCCTCCTCAAATGTTTGTATCGATTCTTCAGAACATCTTTGTCATGATGAGATCTGAATTTTGCATTAAAAGATGTGACCATGTCAATCCAAGCCTGGGTTATGAAAGTCTGTCCAAGTTTATTTCCTCCATGCACCTGTTCTAGTAACAAATCTATAAGATAACGGTCCATTGGTGGTGTCCAATATGTTCTTGTACGATCACTAAAAGTAGGGGTCTGTACTCCCTCTCTTTCACCTACAAAACCAAAGTTATAGTTATACGAGTTCATCAAAGGTCTCAAACAAATGAAAGATACAAGCATTGGCAAGTACTCAAGACATCTCAAATGAATAAGCAGCCTTTCTTGCATGACTACACTTTATAACCATCTTCCGAATATTACCATGTTCATCCTTGTAACTCTTTGGCcatgaaaatattacaagagAACCTTGCTATGATATATAACCTTGAGAACTCATGTAAATATTGATTGACCAGAGAGATGTGATGAGGAAACCAGAAGACCCAACTAGAGGAAACCAGAAGACCCAACTACTAAGTTTCATCTGAGAGAGAGACTTTAAACATTTATGATTTATAGGCTTGAGAACATGTGTAAATATTGATTGACCGGAGAGATGTGATGAGGAAACCAGAAGACTGACAACTAAGTTTCATCTGAGAGAGAGACTTTAAACATTTGCAAAATTGATAAATACTGGTGAGGTTCCAATTTCTCTCTCCATATGATTTCCATTTGATCGGTGTTAAGCAAAAGCTATCTTATGAAACTCAAAGTCGAGCAAAGTAAGTCGTAACTCACCAGCCTTTCTGTCTGATAAGTCATCTTCAAGGTTTTTGTCTTGATGTAAATCGCAGGGGATCCCACCATCAATTTCGTTTCCATATACTAGAAGCAAATCATAGTAGTTTGGCAAGGTTTTTGTTCTATATGCCCGCGCATGCGGGTGTGCCTACATATATCATATGTCAGTCAAGAAACTTTAGAGAAGAatgagaacaaaaatattaagaatGATGTACCTTGATATATGCATCCCAAACATCATCATCAGCTGCAATCATTTGTTGTGTTTCATCCCAGGAAAAGCcattttgtttaagaagaagTGTAATGTCGCTATAGTACTTCCACAATTTCTTATATCGATGCCTTAAAACCCTTTTCCCATGTTGAGGACCAAATTTTCCATTGAATGAAACAAGCATATCAGTCCAGGCTTGTTTATTGAAAGTATTATCTGACTTATTGCCTCTTCCTACTTGGTCCAGCATAAGCTCAATGAAAAACTGGTCCATGGCAGGAGTCCAATCAGTCCTCGTTCGCTCATTACTTGAAGGGCCAAGGCAGCCCATTCCGTCAACTACAATTTGGAGAAAACAATTGTAAACATTTTCATATCAGGTTATCAGAGTACATCCTTATTTACATTGAAGAACATTCTGGGAAACAAACCATCACAGGAGCAGTCATCCTACATATTTAGAGTTTTATGCAGCTCATGTTCGGTTGTTCACTAAGAAAGgtcatctttatttattttgataagtgaaGAAAATTCATATCTATTAAACCATATAACATGACAACTAGGCTGCAAGTTTTTGTAGAAACAATTTGAAACACTTTCCATTTTGAAGATCGTAAGACTGAATTCCAACTGCATCTTAATTATTCCATATCTCATGTGCAAGTTTCATACACCACGAATAGGACAAGCAGCTCAGAGCTTTTTCAAAATGTGTATAAAAGCTTaacagcaaataaataaatcattataaaacTAGTCTATTAAACACAGTATCAACACTATCATATTCAGTCCCCATAATAAAGCCAACTCCACAGCAGGAAAAAGGATAAATACCCATATTTACTCCTTGCACTTCCTCGTCAAAGTCTAGATCATGACTTGATCGGCTGTATCTTCCATCAGCGGTTGTATACCCATATATCAGGCACAAATCGCTAAAATTCAGCACTGCTTTAGTTCTGTAGGAGCGTGCATCAGGGTAAGCCTGCATGCACTTTATGTTCTTAAAAATTATGGACTAGATGCCttcatgatattattttttggataagtaattggagactttatttaaaaacacagaaggcgtagcccaagtacactgaatATATATGCTTTTACGATATGAACAAATAGAAAAGTAATGTACCTTAATGTAAGCATCCCAGACATAATCATCAGCCACCACCATTTGTCGATTTTCATCCCAAGAAAATCCATTCTGACCAAGAAGATTCTTCACATCATTGAATTGCTTCCACATATTTGTATAACGACTTTTTAGAACATCTTTGTCATATTGAGATCCAAAATTTGCATTGAACACATTGAGCATGTCGGTCCATGCTTGCTTGTTGAAAGTGTGGCCAATTCGATTGCCTCTATGCATCTGCTCTAGCATAAGGTCGATAAAATAGCGTTCCATTATTGGCGTCCAGTATGTCCTTGATCGATCATTGCTTGTACCAGTTTGGCTACCCATTCCTGGCCctaaaaataatcaatattattaGTCAGTTCATTTTGGTTGTATAAAAAGGTAGCTGATAGACAAGAATTGCAATAAAGGTTGCAATAGCACAAATTGATATTGAGATATCTCGAaagaattagaataaaaaaaacaatagcaagattttaaattgagaCGGAAAGGAGTAAccttcttaacaaaaaaaaaaatgtacttatTATAGTCTCTTTCGGCGGTAAAGAAATTGGTTAGTATAAGGAATTTGACTTCATTTGTTTATCTGAAGAATGATCTTGAACAAATGTCCTATTGAGTATGTAAATACAAAAGTttgactaggactagatgactaaATGATAGACTTTATCCTatcattatatttgtatttttggatgaatgtaaaataacaatattgaGTTTGTCTAGAAGTTTTAGAGTTTGTTTAGATACGTCAGATATGTGAAAATCGAGTCCATAAGGATCTGCACTTATCCAAAACAGAAGGTTGAACTGGAATCAGAAGTTGCAGCGAAGAGTTATCGCGAAATGTCAGCAACCCGTTAGGAGACGTTCTCGCGACAGACTTGATCCATTAGCAGAGTCCTATCTCAACTGAAACTCTTTCCAGACTTTATATTTAAAGGGATtcggtttaaaaactctttaagGAGTTTTAGCCAGCAATTATTGAGAGTATATTTTGAGTGCTTGAGAGTGAAAATTCActtgaaaattttcatattgtttttcatctctccttgagtgtgatcgtgctccaAATTTGGAGGATCGTTGATTGGATTTCAGCCATTGGAGTTCcagaaaaaaatgcaatatttgaagatcaccagaggttctggctgctattgcggtagaagacaaacagGTCATTTGTCTagtcaagtaagagagtcaataCAAAGGTTTTataattgagaatttatttgtaatttgatttttaaataataaaattgtattttctGGATTTGATTGCCCTGTAGAGTTTTACCTTTGAAGCATTCTTCAAAAGGTTTCCATTCGTAACCAATCGTTGTCTTATGCaaatctatttatttacttCAAGTTTTTGATTGTTTAAATACCCACAAGATTGAGAACTAATCAAGTTGTTCAAGTGAATTGGTACACAATCTTGTGAATATGTAAGGGTACATTGGGAATTTCAGAGTACTTGACTGCCTTGACTTTTCAAgactaaaaaacaaaacagtaagttttttgagatttgatagTTGATCTTTGGAGCCAGGTAGCAGGTTGCTTAATAGCCCCTTACCAAGCCAATCTAAAGTAACACTGATATCTTTCGCGAGAGCAGGTGATTTtactcttcaaaaaaaaaaccagttcCACATAAGTAATAATGTGAGATCATCACATTTCATATCTACAAGTTTTTGTGTTGATTTTCCTACGGATTCGAAGTAACGAGTAAAGTTTCCTATTTTCGACAAAAGgatttatcttcatatattaCATTGATGCTGACATGCTgccaatataataatatattatatatcttactAGTTATTACTTGAAACTCTATTGAATCAGCTATAGCTTAAagataattgaaaaagaagaagcaataCTACTCAAAGATGGTCTCGGATGAGAGTAGCAGTGGAAAAGGGCTTGTCCAATGTTTTCTATAACCTCAAAGCGTTGCTACTATTAGAACTCattatatgtaagaaaagaaattgcACAAAGGGATTTGTCTATGACCTCTACTCTTTCCGAAAAGATGGAGGAGCTAACGACTTTTGATTCCTCACATCCCAACTATGATCTGATCAGATAATCAAAACCGAGGTTCAGTCAAAATATGAATGCAATTCAATAAAAACCAGAAAGCGAAATTGGGAGgaattttgggggggggggggggggggggagggaatAAGACACAGAAACGGACCctggaattttgaaaatactcgAGCATTTCGTCCAACAATGGCGCTTTCCAACCAAGAAATCCATGACAGCGATAAAGCAGTACCCAGAAGGAGAAAACAAAAGCAATACAGAGAAGAAAGCGTAGAAACTTTCGAAAACTGAAAGGTTTTACCTGGCGGTGAAAAGGTTACAGCTTTAACCTGTTTGTAGTTTGTACCGACACGAGAGAGCCTGAATTGCAAGCGCTTTGGTTGGCGCCTAAAGCGAGTCTGTGAACTGAGATTGTGAAGAGTGTAACCCTAATCCGGAATAAGGGCAAAACGACCGAGGTGTTTGGTCACAGAGCAAGTCTGTTATCTGCTGCGCCGTGGTCGTCAAGTAGCCCttcctatattatatatatatatatatatatctaaagcCCATAGTAGCCCAACTTAATCACAACCGTATTTAGACCCAAGTAGATGAGGCCCAGCCCAGACAAGCGTCACTCAAGTCTTGGGTTAAAGGAAGAAGAATGTACAAACACATGGAAgacttgataaataaaaaagtgagcGCATAGTTTCAAACTTAGCTaggtttagatgttgagatgaattgagtttaattataaatagtaatattttattacgttaaatttaattttgtttgattaaaatatatgaggtagattgaaataaatttaatttttttataaaaaattaaaaaaataataaattttatcgataattaatttgaaatgaattaaaataaataaatgtgtctgaacaaccaaacacaactttaTATTCTCCATTTCTTGTAAATACACGTGAAAATAGAACACGTATTTTCCGAAGAAAACTATGAAATTTTGTCGAtgaaaactgataaaaaaaaatcttcttatcattaattgttttgtgtAAAGTGAAATATTGACAATTATCTCTAGGACGTGGAAGTTGGAACTCAACTCGAGTAGTTTGAGAAACCTTATTGACCAAAGCGGAAAGGCAATAAGGGGGGCGGCGCAGAGGCACAAACGTGGCCGCTCCGGGTTCGCTCTGATGAAGCACACGGCGCGGCCGACATTCTTCCCCAAAATTTGAAGGGCCACACCACTACCGGCCGCTGTTTCACCATTTTCCACTTCACATGAAACTCCTTCACGTGTTGTCCACAAGGTGGCTCTCtttatcaaatgaaaattataaacgcacgtcattttttacaatattttacaggaaaatactaaatatacttataaacttacaaaaatattttaattctctACGTATTAggtattgatatattaaatttaaattttaaatttaaaaaaaaaaactaataaaaaaataatattatacaccatattcttatcttattttgatcatactgaatagtatgtgacacatttattaccattaaatgataaagaagtatataataaatgatcatttaatagtgataaatatgtcatattttaattagtgggatgaaaatataatgataatatagtatatagaatttttcttttgtaaaatactttataaaactaatattattttataaaaatattcttattttacaacatatattatgaaatatattgtgtgaaAATCATTACTCGTTCTACTCCATTCTTAGGCGACGATCATAGCCAGGCGATCATACCCAACAACTTCAGTTTTGGAATTTAATTACAAGGGTCATCACAagttacaataataaataaataacaacatGAGTCTTGGATTTTATCAATTCAAGAAATCGAGACCAAAACTGTTGAATTCCTGGAGATAACCATTTTTAGGGTTGGTTTAGATTTtgaatgagataattttagataaaagttaaaaaaatatattgttaaaatattattctttaatattattattgttttaagatttaaaaatattaaattatgatttaaaaaaattaaattatttattatattttatataaaaatttaaaaaaattataatgataaaatgaaacgaaaaatttttcaaatttaaactgATATTATTCTTCCATCACCTGTTAGTTGTTACCTTTTGCCAAACAGTTGAAATCCTTGTAGGCCGCCCTTCTCTTTTTTATTACGAAAATTCT
This genomic interval from Juglans microcarpa x Juglans regia isolate MS1-56 chromosome 4D, Jm3101_v1.0, whole genome shotgun sequence contains the following:
- the LOC121260802 gene encoding L10-interacting MYB domain-containing protein isoform X1; its protein translation is MGSQTGTSNDRSRTYWTPIMERYFIDLMLEQMHRGNRIGHTFNKQAWTDMLNVFNANFGSQYDKDVLKSRYTNMWKQFNDVKNLLGQNGFSWDENRQMVVADDYVWDAYIKAYPDARSYRTKAVLNFSDLCLIYGYTTADGRYSRSSHDLDFDEEVQGVNMVDGMGCLGPSSNERTRTDWTPAMDQFFIELMLDQVGRGNKSDNTFNKQAWTDMLVSFNGKFGPQHGKRVLRHRYKKLWKYYSDITLLLKQNGFSWDETQQMIAADDDVWDAYIKAHPHARAYRTKTLPNYYDLLLVYGNEIDGGIPCDLHQDKNLEDDLSDRKAGEREGVQTPTFSDRTRTYWTPPMDRYLIDLLLEQVHGGNKLGQTFITQAWIDMVTSFNAKFRSHHDKDVLKNRYKHLRRQYNDVKILLEQSGFSWDERREMVTANDCVWDAYTKEHPDARSYRVKTLPSYHKLCAIFGEEHSDGRYSRLSRNEEPSGELPMLITGEPNNDQSPAGDIPLRMDRTPSMELYFIDLMIDHVQRGNKVTHAFTEQAWADMIESFNGKFGLQCNKNLLEDWYICLMKQHDDISSILNRSGFVWDESQQMVTAENNVWEDYVKGYPDAISYRGKLLCSFSDLCKIFGNEVLDGRHSDQFLGMEIEMDRACEEDPQVPAGNTEPCDDQRKRPAETTSKSQRPGKAQKTGKRMEEAISEMAGVVKRLVHNKENKNYKLIESAIDALQAIPDIDDELMLDACDLMEDEKKAKTFLALDITLRKKWLLRKLPR
- the LOC121260802 gene encoding L10-interacting MYB domain-containing protein isoform X2; the protein is MDFLGMKIDKWWWLMIMSGMLTLRTKAVLNFSDLCLIYGYTTADGRYSRSSHDLDFDEEVQGVNMVDGMGCLGPSSNERTRTDWTPAMDQFFIELMLDQVGRGNKSDNTFNKQAWTDMLVSFNGKFGPQHGKRVLRHRYKKLWKYYSDITLLLKQNGFSWDETQQMIAADDDVWDAYIKAHPHARAYRTKTLPNYYDLLLVYGNEIDGGIPCDLHQDKNLEDDLSDRKAGEREGVQTPTFSDRTRTYWTPPMDRYLIDLLLEQVHGGNKLGQTFITQAWIDMVTSFNAKFRSHHDKDVLKNRYKHLRRQYNDVKILLEQSGFSWDERREMVTANDCVWDAYTKEHPDARSYRVKTLPSYHKLCAIFGEEHSDGRYSRLSRNEEPSGELPMLITGEPNNDQSPAGDIPLRMDRTPSMELYFIDLMIDHVQRGNKVTHAFTEQAWADMIESFNGKFGLQCNKNLLEDWYICLMKQHDDISSILNRSGFVWDESQQMVTAENNVWEDYVKGYPDAISYRGKLLCSFSDLCKIFGNEVLDGRHSDQFLGMEIEMDRACEEDPQVPAGNTEPCDDQRKRPAETTSKSQRPGKAQKTGKRMEEAISEMAGVVKRLVHNKENKNYKLIESAIDALQAIPDIDDELMLDACDLMEDEKKAKTFLALDITLRKKWLLRKLPR